A genomic window from Ananas comosus cultivar F153 linkage group 22, ASM154086v1, whole genome shotgun sequence includes:
- the LOC109727163 gene encoding 2'-deoxymugineic-acid 2'-dioxygenase-like isoform X1, producing the protein MAKLLSDGTIYEAVPQNYVMPMEKRPGNVIPAWEAIPVVDLKGGNPNGEELATVVEQIIDAGKEFGFLQVINHGVPENVINEMMRVAEEFFDMPIEEKLPYYSTDLSKLPRLHTSAPGKEHEEVSYWRDCLKLACYPTENFMHTWPEKPRKFREALLVYTMEVRGVALKLLKLICEGLRLDEGYFDGELSGGGLVTSVNHYVPCPDPSLTLGVPGHCDPNLITILLQGKVNGLQVLYKENWIGVEPIPGAFVVNFGEQLEIITNGMMKSAEHRAVTNKTASRTTIASFIAPTMDSLISPAPALINEKNPPLYRSFLYKEFFASFITNIGDQEHVAEGFKNKTS; encoded by the exons ATGGCGAAGCTTCTCTCCGATGGCACAATTTATGAAGCAGTGCCCCAAAACTATGTTATGCCTATGGAGAAGCGCCCAGGAAATGTTATTCCCGCGTGGGAAGCGATCCCGGTGGTGGATCTCAAAGGAGGAAATCCTAACGGAGAAGAACTTGCAACAGTTGTGGAGCAAATTATTGATGCTGGAAAAGAATTTGGTTTCCTTCAG GTTATCAACCACGGTGTGCCGGAGAACGTGATCAACGAAATGATGCGCGTTGCCGAGGAGTTCTTCGACATGCCGATAGAGGAGAAGCTTCCTTATTACTCAACCGATCTAAGCAAGCTTCCTAGGCTTCATACAAGCGCCCCTGGAAAAGAGCATGAGGAGGTTTCATATTGGAGAGATTGCCTAAAGCTTGCCTGCTACCCTACAGAAAATTTCATGCATACGTGGCCTGAAAAACCAAGAAAATTTAG GGAGGCTCTCCTGGTATATACAATGGAGGTGAGAGGTGTAGCTTTAAAATTGTTGAAGCTCATATGCGAAGGACTAAGGCTTGACGAAGGGTACTTCGACGGCGAGCTCAGTGGGGGTGGACTTGTCACGAGCGTGAACCACTACGTGCCATGTCCAGACCCGAGTTTAACTTTGGGTGTGCCTGGACACTGTGACCCGAATCTCATCACTATTCTTCTTCAAGGAAAAGTTAATGGCTTACAAGTCTTATATAAGGAGAACTGGATTGGAGTGGAGCCTATTCCAGGTGCTTTTGTCGTGAATTTCGGGGAACAGTTAGAG ATAATTACTAATGGAATGATGAAGAGCGCAGAGCACCGAGCAGTGACCAACAAAACAGCCTCAAGAACAACAATTGCCTCGTTCATCGCACCTACTATGGATAGCCTCATCTCTCCAGCACCGGCGTTGATCAATGAGAAGAACCCTCCACTCTACAGATCCTTCCTCTACAAAGAGTTCTTTGCATCTTTTATCACCAATATAGGCGACCAAGAGCATGTGGCGGAAGGCTTTAAGAATAAAACTAGCTAA
- the LOC109727163 gene encoding 2'-deoxymugineic-acid 2'-dioxygenase-like isoform X2: protein MPMEKRPGNVIPAWEAIPVVDLKGGNPNGEELATVVEQIIDAGKEFGFLQVINHGVPENVINEMMRVAEEFFDMPIEEKLPYYSTDLSKLPRLHTSAPGKEHEEVSYWRDCLKLACYPTENFMHTWPEKPRKFREALLVYTMEVRGVALKLLKLICEGLRLDEGYFDGELSGGGLVTSVNHYVPCPDPSLTLGVPGHCDPNLITILLQGKVNGLQVLYKENWIGVEPIPGAFVVNFGEQLEIITNGMMKSAEHRAVTNKTASRTTIASFIAPTMDSLISPAPALINEKNPPLYRSFLYKEFFASFITNIGDQEHVAEGFKNKTS from the exons ATGCCTATGGAGAAGCGCCCAGGAAATGTTATTCCCGCGTGGGAAGCGATCCCGGTGGTGGATCTCAAAGGAGGAAATCCTAACGGAGAAGAACTTGCAACAGTTGTGGAGCAAATTATTGATGCTGGAAAAGAATTTGGTTTCCTTCAG GTTATCAACCACGGTGTGCCGGAGAACGTGATCAACGAAATGATGCGCGTTGCCGAGGAGTTCTTCGACATGCCGATAGAGGAGAAGCTTCCTTATTACTCAACCGATCTAAGCAAGCTTCCTAGGCTTCATACAAGCGCCCCTGGAAAAGAGCATGAGGAGGTTTCATATTGGAGAGATTGCCTAAAGCTTGCCTGCTACCCTACAGAAAATTTCATGCATACGTGGCCTGAAAAACCAAGAAAATTTAG GGAGGCTCTCCTGGTATATACAATGGAGGTGAGAGGTGTAGCTTTAAAATTGTTGAAGCTCATATGCGAAGGACTAAGGCTTGACGAAGGGTACTTCGACGGCGAGCTCAGTGGGGGTGGACTTGTCACGAGCGTGAACCACTACGTGCCATGTCCAGACCCGAGTTTAACTTTGGGTGTGCCTGGACACTGTGACCCGAATCTCATCACTATTCTTCTTCAAGGAAAAGTTAATGGCTTACAAGTCTTATATAAGGAGAACTGGATTGGAGTGGAGCCTATTCCAGGTGCTTTTGTCGTGAATTTCGGGGAACAGTTAGAG ATAATTACTAATGGAATGATGAAGAGCGCAGAGCACCGAGCAGTGACCAACAAAACAGCCTCAAGAACAACAATTGCCTCGTTCATCGCACCTACTATGGATAGCCTCATCTCTCCAGCACCGGCGTTGATCAATGAGAAGAACCCTCCACTCTACAGATCCTTCCTCTACAAAGAGTTCTTTGCATCTTTTATCACCAATATAGGCGACCAAGAGCATGTGGCGGAAGGCTTTAAGAATAAAACTAGCTAA
- the LOC109727667 gene encoding ethylene-responsive transcription factor 1B-like, translating into MDSSLLLLEGSLPFDVNDSEETLLYDTLAEAATETVGGSRGRGRPSDRPYIGVRKRPSGKFAAEIRDSARGGERVWLGTFESAEAAALAYDQAAYAVRGAAAVLNFPVERVKESLRWLEEAAGGGDSDDGSPVVALKKRHLIRRRRGGTGGSKCKKGAGEGVKRNIFEFEDLGEEYLEELLSASELATC; encoded by the coding sequence aTGGATTCTTCACTCCTACTACTCGAAGGATCGCTCCCTTTCGATGTGAACGATAGCGAAGAGACGCTCCTCTACGACACGCTCGCGGAGGCGGCCACGGAGACCGTGGGGGGATCCCGGGGCCGTGGTCGTCCCTCCGATCGGCCGTATATCGGGGTCCGAAAGCGTCCTTCGGGGAAATTCGCTGCGGAGATACGCGACTCGGCGCGGGGCGGGGAGCGGGTGTGGCTGGGGACGTTCGAGAGCGCTGAGGCGGCCGCCCTGGCCTATGATCAGGCGGCGTACGCCGTGCGGGGGGCGGCCGCGGTGCTCAATTTCCCCGTGGAGCGCGTAAAGGAGTCGCTGCGGTGGCTCGAGGAGGCGGCGGGGGGCGGGGACAGCGACGACGGTTCGCCGGTGGTGGCGCTAAAGAAGAGGCATTTGAtcaggaggaggaggggggggaCCGGGGGGTCGAAATGTAAAAAGGGCGCGGGGGAGGGGGTGAAGCGTAATATTTTTGAGTTTGAGGATCTGGGCGAGGAATATTTGGAGGAGCTTCTAAGCGCATCAGAGCTTGCCACGTGTTGA
- the LOC109727666 gene encoding serine/threonine-protein phosphatase PP1-like, which produces MDSRVLDDIIRRLLDVRGGRAGKQVQVSEAEIKQLCVASRGIFLKQPNLLELKTPIKICGDIHGQYSDLLRLFEIGGFPPKVNYLFLGDYVDRGSQSLETICLLLAYKIKYPENFFLLRGNHECASINKIYGFFDECKRRCNVKVWKVFSDCFNCLPVAALIDDQILCMHGGLSPDLHNLDQIRNLDRPADVPDTGLLCDLLWSDPSKDVQGWGTNDRGVSYTFGPDQVTEFLENHDLDLICRAHQVVEDGYEFFASRRLVTIFSAPNYCGEFDNAGAMMSVDETLMCSFQILKPADKRTRFFGR; this is translated from the exons AtggattctagggttttggacgACATCATACGGCGGCTTTTGGACGTGCGGGGAGGCCGAGCCGGGAAGCAGGTGCAGGTCTCAGAAGCCGAGATTAAGCAGCTTTGCGTCGCTTCGAGGGGGATTTTTCTAAAACAACCCAATTTGCTGGAGCTCAAGACGCCGATTAAGATTTGCG GTGACATCCATGGCCAGTATTCTGATCTTCTGAGATTATTTGAGATCGGCGGATTTCCACCCAAAGTTAATTACCTTTTCTTAGGGGATTATGTAGATCGAGGAAGCCAGAGCCTTGAGACCATATGCCTTCTTTTggcatataaaattaaatatcccgagaatttctttcttttgaggGGAAACCATGAATGTGCATCCATAAACAAAATCTACGGGTTTTTTGACGAATGCAAGCGCAGATGCAATGTGAAGGTTTGGAAAGTCTTCTCGGATTGCTTTAACTGCTTACCGGTGGCGGCTTTAATAGACGACCAGATTCTTTGCATGCACGGTGGCCTTTCTCCGGACTTGCACAACTTGGATCAGATTCGTAATTTGGATCGTCCCGCTGATGTGCCGGACACAGGTTTGTTATGCGATCTTCTTTGGTCCGACCCTAGTAAAGACGTTCAGGGATGGGGAACGAATGATAGAGGGGTTTCATATACCTTTGGCCCCGATCAGGTGACTGAGTTCCTCGAGAATCATGATCTAGACCTTATTTGCCGTGCTCATCAG GTGGTGGAGGATGGATATGAGTTCTTTGCCAGCAGACGGCTTGTTACGATATTCTCCGCACCCAATTACTGTGGCGAATTTGACAATGCCGGTGCAATGATGAGTGTCGACGAGACACTGATGTGCTCTTTCCAAATACTAAAGCCTGCAGATAAGAGGACTAGGTTTTTTGGCCGTTAG
- the LOC109727624 gene encoding inorganic phosphate transporter 1-6-like, whose protein sequence is MAGEQQLQVLNALDVAKTQWYHFTAIVVAGMGFFTDAYDLFCISLVTKLLGRIYYTLPGSPTPGSLPPNVSAAVNGVAFIGTLSGQLFFGWLGDKMGRKRVYGMTLMLMVLCSVASALSFGHTPSSVLATLCFFRFWLGFGIGGDYPLSATIMSEYANKKTRGAFIAAVFAMQGFGILAGGLVAIVVSTAFKNRFPAPAYADDPAGSLVPEADFVWRIILMFGAIPAGLTYYWRTKMPETARYTALVAKNAKQAAADMSKVLQMEITEEQAKFRSAAGDSEGKKPFGLFSKEFVSRHGLHLLGTATTWFLLDIAFYSQNLFQKDIFSAIGWIPKAAKMSALEELYRIARAQTLIALCGTVPGYWFTVGLIDVVGRFTIQLVGFLMMTVFMLGLAIPYHHWTTPGNHIGFVIMYGFTFFFANFGPNSTTFIVPAEIFPARLRSTCHGISAASGKLGAIIGSFGFLYLAQNPDPAKADHGYPPGIGVRNSLFLLAGCNLLGLLFTFLVPESKGKSLEEMSGENEDGDTATAAEPAPAGYNRTVPV, encoded by the exons atggCCGGAGAGCAGCAGCTGCAGGTGTTGAACGCGCTGGACGTGGCAAAGACGCAGTGGTACCACTTCACGGCGATCGTCGTGGCCGGCATGGGGTTCTTCACGGACGCCTACGACCTCTTCTGCATCTCGCTGGTCACGAAGCTCCTCGGCCGCATCTACTACACCCTCCCGGGCTCCCCGACCCCCGGCTCACTGCCCCCGAACGTCTCCGCCGCTGTCAACGGCGTCGCCTTCATCGGCACCCTCTCGGGCCAGCTCTTCTTCGGCTGGCTCGGCGACAAGATGGGCCGCAAGCGCGTCTACGGCATGACCCTCATGCTCATGGTCCTCTGCTCCGTCGCCTCCGCCCTCTCCTTCGGCCACACCCCCTCCTCCGTCCTCGCCACCCTCTGCTTCTTCCGCTTCTGGCTCGGCTTCGGCATCGGCGGTGACTACCCCCTCTCCGCCACCATCATGTCCGAGTACGCCAATAAGAAAACGCGCGGCGCCTTCATCGCCGCCGTCTTCGCCATGCAGGGTTTCGGCATCCTCGCAG GCGGGCTTGTCGCGATAGTGGTGTCCACCGCGTTCAAGAACCGGTTCCCGGCCCCGGCCTACGCGGACGACCCGGCAGGGTCCTTGGTCCCGGAGGCGGACTTTGTGTGGCGGATCATCCTCATGTTCGGGGCCATCCCCGCGGGGCTGACCTACTACTGGCGGACGAAGATGCCGGAGACGGCCCGGTACACCGCGCTCGTCGCCAAGAACGCGAAGCAGGCGGCGGCCGACATGTCGAAGGTCCTGCAAATGGAGATCACCGAGGAGCAGGCCAAGTTCCGATCCGCCGCCGGCGACTCCGAGGGGAAAAAGCCCTTCGGCCTCTTCTCGAAGGAGTTCGTCAGCCGCCACGGTCTCCACCTCCTCGGCACGGCGACGACTTGGTTCCTCCTCGACATCGCCTTCTACTCGCAGAACCTCTTCCAGAAGGACATCTTCAGCGCCATCGGGTGGATCCCCAAGGCCGCGAAGATGAGCGCGCTCGAGGAGCTCTACCGGATCGCCCGGGCCCAGACGCTGATCGCCCTCTGCGGCACCGTCCCCGGCTACTGGTTCACCGTCGGCCTCATCGACGTCGTCGGCCGCTTCACTATCCAGCTCGTCGGCTTCCTCATGATGACTGTCTTCATGCTCGGCCTCGCCATCCCCTACCACCACTGGACCACCCCGGGAAACCACATCGG GTTCGTGATCATGTACGGATTCACGTTCTTCTTCGCCAACTTCGGGCCGAACAGCACGACGTTCATCGTGCCGGCGGAGATATTCCCCGCGCGGCTGCGGTCGACATGCCACGGGATCTCGGCGGCATCGGGGAAGCTCGGGGCGATCATCGGGTCGTTCGGGTTCCTGTACCTGGCGCAGAACCCGGACCCGGCGAAGGCGGACCACGGCTACCCGCCGGGGATCGGGGTGCGCAACTCGCTGTTCCTGCTCGCCGGGTGCAACTTGCTGGGCCTGCTCTTCACTTTCCTCGTCCCGGAGTCGAAGGGGAAGTCGCTCGAGGAGATGTCGGGCGAGAACGAGGACGGCGacaccgccaccgccgcagaGCCGGCGCCCGCGGGATACAACCGGACCGTGCCCGTGTAG